From a single Dromaius novaehollandiae isolate bDroNov1 chromosome 30, bDroNov1.hap1, whole genome shotgun sequence genomic region:
- the LOC135324071 gene encoding sodium/glucose cotransporter 2-like: MFLMVLPGMAARVLFPGVVGCADPQGCRRACGTPAGCSNVAYPRLVARLLPPGLRGLLLAVLLAALMSSLASIFASASALFTLDVYRRLRPRARPPELLLAGRLWVATLVGLSLAWLPLVRGGAQGGRLFDYMQAVASYLAPPVAAVFFLAVFVPRVNEPGAFWGLLGGLVLGLARMVPEFALGPGSCGAPGRCPPLVCGLHYLHFAIGLFLATGLLVVAVSLCYPPIPRRHLHRLVFSLRHSREPRVDLDQEPPPKEAPGALQLQDVEAELPPAEAPPPAEAPPPAEAPPPVEAPPPDEAPAWRRLVDLNAVAMMAAAVFLWAYFA; encoded by the exons GGGTGGTGGGCTGTGCGGACCCCCAGGGCTGCCGCCGGGCCTGCGGGACCCCCGCCGGCTGCTCCAACGTCGCCTACCCCCGCCTGGtcgcccggctgctgccccccg ggctgcgggggctgctgctggcggtgctgctgGCCGCCCTCATGTCCTCGCTGGCCTCCATCTTCGCCAGCGCCTCGGCCCTCTTCACCCTCGACGTCTACCGCCGCctccggccccgcgcccgcccccccgagctgctgctggccggcag gCTGTGGGTGGCGACGCtggtggggctgagcctggcctggCTGCCGCTGGTgcgggggggggcgcagggcggCCGCCTCTTCGACTACATGCAGGCCGTCGCCAGCTACCTGGCCCCCCCCGTCGCCGCCGTCTTCTTCCTCGCCGTCTTCGTCCCCCGCGTCAACGAGCCC GGTGCCTTCTGGGGCCTGCTgggggggctggtgctgggcctGGCCCGGATGGTGCCCGAATTCGCCCTGGGCCCCGGCTCGTGCGGggcccccggccgctgcccccccctCGTCTGCGGCCTCCATTACCTGCACTTCGCCATCGGCCTCTTCCTCGCCACCGGCCTCCTCGTCGTCGCCGTCTCCCTCTGCTACCCGCCCATCCCCCGGCGCCAC CTGCACCGCCTGGTGTTCAGCCTCCGCCACAGCCGGGAGCCGCGAGTCGACCTCGACCAGGAGCCGCCGCCCAAGGAGGCACCCGGCGCCCTCCAGCTCCAGg acGTGGAGGCGGAGCTGCCGcccgccgaggccccgccccctgccgaggccccgccccctgccgaggccccgccccccgtcgaggccccgccccccgacGAGGCCCCGGCCTGGCGCCGCCTCGTCGACCTCAACGCCGTGGCCATGATGGCGGCCGCCGTCTTCCTCTGGGCCTATTTCGCCTGA